One window of Flavobacteriales bacterium genomic DNA carries:
- a CDS encoding RNA methyltransferase: protein MSGGHVKRMRALHQRKFREAEGLFLVQGRKMLRELLATRFEVVELHATEEAAREMGLADAVISPAHDLERMGTFTQGNEMVAVVRKPAPASLILPAADRFVLAVDDVSDPGNLGTLLRIADWFGAEQLWCSTESVEVWNPKCVQASMGSIFRVPVVPTELPAALRQAAEGGVHIYKAEASGADVFTVKLARPAVLVLGSESHGLSKCVLDAPGSSIAIPSFGGAESLNVSAAAAALCMELVRHGR from the coding sequence ATGAGCGGGGGCCATGTGAAGCGCATGCGTGCGCTGCATCAGCGCAAGTTCCGGGAGGCCGAAGGGCTGTTCCTGGTGCAGGGGCGGAAGATGCTGCGCGAACTGCTGGCCACCCGGTTCGAGGTGGTGGAGCTGCATGCCACGGAAGAAGCGGCCCGTGAAATGGGCCTTGCCGACGCGGTCATTTCCCCTGCGCATGATCTGGAGCGCATGGGCACTTTTACTCAGGGCAACGAGATGGTAGCGGTGGTGCGGAAACCGGCCCCGGCCTCGCTGATCTTGCCAGCGGCCGACCGTTTCGTGCTGGCCGTGGACGACGTTTCCGACCCCGGCAACCTCGGCACATTGCTGCGCATCGCGGACTGGTTCGGAGCGGAACAGTTGTGGTGCTCCACCGAAAGCGTGGAGGTCTGGAATCCGAAATGCGTGCAGGCGAGCATGGGTTCGATCTTCCGCGTACCGGTGGTGCCGACCGAACTGCCCGCTGCATTGCGGCAGGCTGCTGAAGGAGGCGTTCATATCTACAAGGCCGAAGCCTCGGGCGCGGATGTTTTCACCGTGAAGTTGGCCCGACCCGCCGTGCTGGTGCTGGGCAGTGAATCACACGGACTGTCGAAATGCGTGTTGGATGCGCCCGGAAGTTCCATCGCTATTCCGTCCTTCGGCGGGGCGGAATCGTTGAACGTTTCAGCGGCGGCGGCTGCGCTTTGTATGGAGCTGGTGCGGCATGGGCGGTGA
- a CDS encoding IS3 family transposase codes for MRDFLRLEKGYWVNEKRVRRLLRLMGLEAVAPKPDLSKPANGHRVYPYLLRGVQIEAPGHVWSTDITYIAMGKGFLYLTAVMDWHSRYVLSWQISNTLDTSFCLEALHGALLQYPAPMIFNTDQGSQYTSDLFTGALIQEGIKVSMDGKGRATDNAFIERLWRSVKQQCVYRHSPADGNELRSLLAEYFAYYNHQRPHQHLDGLTPAHLYFGLPDTRNRTLTPNLVEPQFTLTTA; via the coding sequence ATGCGCGACTTTCTGAGGCTTGAAAAGGGCTATTGGGTGAACGAAAAGCGGGTGCGCAGGCTCCTTCGGCTAATGGGCTTGGAGGCCGTTGCGCCCAAGCCTGACCTGAGCAAACCCGCCAACGGGCATAGGGTCTATCCCTACTTGTTGAGAGGTGTGCAGATTGAAGCTCCGGGGCATGTTTGGAGCACCGACATCACCTACATCGCCATGGGCAAAGGGTTCCTGTATCTCACCGCCGTGATGGACTGGCACAGCCGCTACGTGCTCTCTTGGCAGATCAGCAACACCTTGGACACCTCCTTCTGTCTGGAAGCTTTGCATGGTGCGCTGTTGCAATATCCTGCACCAATGATCTTCAATACCGACCAAGGCAGCCAATACACCAGCGACCTCTTTACCGGGGCGTTGATCCAGGAAGGCATCAAGGTGAGCATGGATGGCAAGGGCCGGGCTACGGACAATGCGTTCATCGAACGACTTTGGAGAAGCGTGAAGCAGCAATGCGTCTATCGCCATAGCCCCGCCGATGGGAATGAGCTGCGCAGCCTTCTGGCCGAGTACTTCGCCTATTACAACCACCAACGACCACACCAGCACCTGGATGGACTGACCCCGGCACACCTTTACTTTGGTCTGCCCGATACCCGGAACCGTACCCTGACACCAAACCTTGTTGAACCCCAATTCACACTAACAACCGCCTGA
- a CDS encoding transposase, translating to MTRKSRRKFTPAFKAQVALEAVKENHTMAELAMRFEIAPAQIGQWKKQLAENAAGVFEGTPTASSAMPGGHDPEKLFAEIGRLKMENDLLKKRSDERGTKAACHCHRSGRQHHGALPGAGPCTQQLLLSAQRRKRVELGIDAFDG from the coding sequence ATGACCCGCAAAAGCAGAAGGAAGTTCACTCCCGCATTCAAGGCGCAAGTTGCGCTTGAGGCCGTGAAGGAGAACCATACGATGGCAGAGCTGGCGATGCGCTTTGAGATCGCACCAGCACAGATCGGCCAATGGAAGAAGCAGTTGGCGGAGAACGCCGCTGGGGTCTTTGAAGGGACCCCGACGGCGTCCTCCGCCATGCCAGGTGGTCACGACCCCGAAAAATTGTTCGCCGAGATCGGCAGGTTGAAAATGGAGAACGACTTGCTAAAAAAACGGTCCGATGAGCGTGGCACAAAAGCGGCATGCCATTGCCACCGTTCAGGAAGGCAGCATCATGGAGCGCTGCCGGGCGCTGGACCTTGCACGCAGCAGCTTCTACTATCAGCCCAAAGGAGAAAGCGCGTTGAACTTGGAATTGATGCGTTTGATGGATGA
- a CDS encoding class I fructose-bisphosphate aldolase gives MKTGNLNELLGADAESLLGHTCKTIEKAQLNLPGPDFVDRSFALSNRNPQVMRSIQALYGNGRLANSGYMSILPVDQGIEHSGGASFAPNPIYFDGDKIVELAMEGGCNAVASTYGVLGSVARKYAHKIPFIVKLNHNELMTLPNKFDQVMFGTVESAWDMGAVAVGATIYFGSDESTRQITEVAEAFQYAHELGMATILWCYLRNPGFKKDGKDYHTAADLTAQANHLGVTIQADIIKQKLPESNGGYTAMGSGYGKTHKKVYSDLTTDHPIDLCRYQVANCYMGRIGLINSGGASSGASDLAEAVRTAVINKRAGGQGLISGRKAFQRPMKEGVQLLNAIQDVYLDKKVTIA, from the coding sequence ATGAAAACCGGGAATTTGAACGAACTGTTGGGCGCCGATGCGGAAAGCCTTCTGGGGCACACCTGCAAGACCATTGAAAAAGCCCAATTGAACCTGCCCGGCCCTGATTTCGTGGACCGCTCCTTCGCGCTGAGCAACCGCAATCCGCAGGTGATGCGCAGCATCCAGGCGCTCTACGGCAATGGCCGACTGGCCAACAGCGGCTACATGAGCATCCTGCCCGTGGACCAAGGCATCGAGCACAGCGGTGGCGCCAGTTTCGCACCGAACCCCATCTATTTCGACGGGGACAAGATCGTTGAACTGGCCATGGAAGGCGGCTGCAATGCCGTGGCCTCCACCTACGGCGTGCTGGGCAGCGTGGCGCGGAAGTATGCTCACAAGATCCCCTTCATCGTGAAGCTCAACCACAACGAGCTGATGACCCTGCCGAACAAGTTCGACCAGGTGATGTTCGGCACGGTGGAAAGCGCATGGGACATGGGCGCCGTGGCCGTGGGCGCCACCATCTACTTCGGCAGCGACGAGAGCACCCGCCAGATCACTGAAGTGGCCGAGGCATTCCAGTACGCGCACGAGCTGGGCATGGCCACCATTCTCTGGTGCTATCTGCGCAACCCGGGCTTCAAAAAGGACGGCAAAGACTACCACACCGCCGCAGACCTCACCGCACAAGCCAACCACCTCGGCGTCACCATCCAAGCGGACATCATCAAGCAGAAATTGCCCGAGTCCAACGGTGGCTACACCGCCATGGGCAGCGGATACGGAAAGACGCACAAGAAAGTATACAGCGACCTCACCACCGACCATCCGATCGACCTCTGCCGTTACCAAGTGGCCAACTGCTACATGGGCCGCATCGGCTTGATCAACAGCGGCGGAGCCAGCAGCGGTGCCAGCGACCTGGCCGAAGCCGTGCGCACCGCAGTGATCAACAAGCGCGCCGGTGGACAGGGTCTGATCAGTGGCCGCAAAGCCTTCCAGCGCCCCATGAAAGAAGGCGTGCAACTGCTGAACGCCATCCAGGACGTGTACTTGGACAAGAAGGTGACGATCGCGTAA
- a CDS encoding BamA/TamA family outer membrane protein, translated as MRYSKFHIPLLVAVTALLAACNPTKRVPKGEHLLVRNIVKSDAKDLTTDELKGILKQKPNNKVLGQRLYLHFYNWSSPEKTASRKAEVDSICAVKNVRRAEKAVAKNAKRIARGKEPKQVKDKECRRTLRVWLREDVGEAPVILDSSLVDRSVDQLKLYLGKEGFFNATVSDTIFFERSRLFSNKRGSAFRQPKAEVEYRITAGRPYTICSAEWSVDDPAIDSLVRASRASTLLVPGIRFDADVLDKERNRITEMLRKQGYLYFTRDLLQYVADTSAGDQEVDLQLRFERPLARGRRGLAGTPEGTVYFLEDITVDMTQRPGFGKKPLPSDTVEYKNYTFLFTGKRPAYRPKALSSSLLLKGGSKFSETTNDRTYRRLLNLNVFNRVDITFDTTQTRSHNQADCLIDVIPSKRQSLSLEGFGTNRGGFLGTSVSLNYRHKNLFRSMGSIQARMALGLEAQQSLDGRGSAGDASSDVGHDVLFNTVEIGPEVTIRFPRFIIPFWNTDDRWPNTWGRRTAVNLLYNYQRRPDYTRTLAKMSYGYEWNKSRTLSMALYPAEVNIIRIPLISTGFQDFIRTSNDAVLRDSYTDHVIAGARATLTLNTQEGDHKRNVFLWRPTLQTAGNLLRLTNEAFRTDQQTDTAGNSFYTLAGVRFAQFVKVENDMRYYHTIHSKSSLAFRVDAGVGVPFGNLGVLPFESSFFSGGANGIRAWRARSLGPGSYSAPLDAFDRVGEIRIEGNAEYRFKLIGYLEGAFFVDIGNIWDLQENPAKPGSGFQIGKAAGELAFGTGVGARLNFDFFLVRFDLGLQTKDPGLPMGQRWLFQPKSPELTTTLGNKLNFNLGIGYPF; from the coding sequence GTGCGCTACAGCAAGTTCCATATCCCCCTCTTGGTCGCCGTCACGGCCCTGCTGGCGGCGTGCAACCCGACCAAACGCGTGCCCAAGGGCGAGCATCTCTTGGTGCGGAACATCGTGAAGTCAGATGCCAAGGACCTTACCACGGATGAGCTGAAGGGCATCCTCAAGCAGAAGCCCAACAACAAAGTGCTGGGCCAACGCCTTTACCTCCACTTCTACAACTGGAGCAGCCCGGAAAAAACGGCAAGTCGCAAGGCAGAGGTGGATTCGATCTGTGCCGTGAAGAACGTCCGGCGAGCGGAAAAGGCCGTAGCGAAAAACGCCAAGCGCATCGCGCGCGGCAAGGAACCGAAGCAAGTGAAGGACAAAGAGTGCCGGCGGACGCTCCGTGTGTGGCTGCGCGAAGATGTGGGCGAGGCTCCGGTGATCCTGGACAGTTCCTTGGTGGACCGCAGCGTGGACCAACTGAAGCTCTACCTCGGCAAAGAGGGTTTCTTCAATGCCACCGTTTCCGACACCATCTTCTTCGAGCGCTCCAGGCTTTTTTCGAACAAGCGGGGCAGTGCCTTCCGCCAACCCAAGGCGGAGGTGGAATACCGCATCACGGCGGGCCGACCTTACACGATCTGTTCGGCGGAATGGTCCGTGGACGATCCCGCCATCGACAGCCTGGTGCGCGCCTCCCGGGCTTCCACCCTGCTGGTCCCCGGCATCCGCTTCGACGCCGACGTGCTCGATAAGGAACGCAACCGCATCACCGAAATGCTCCGGAAGCAGGGCTACCTCTATTTCACGCGGGACCTGCTGCAATATGTGGCGGACACCAGCGCCGGGGACCAGGAGGTGGACCTGCAGCTCCGCTTCGAGCGTCCCTTGGCCCGCGGGAGGCGCGGCTTGGCGGGCACCCCGGAAGGGACCGTGTACTTCCTGGAGGACATCACGGTGGACATGACGCAACGCCCCGGCTTCGGCAAGAAACCCTTGCCGTCGGACACCGTGGAATACAAGAACTACACCTTCCTTTTCACCGGGAAGAGACCGGCCTACCGCCCGAAGGCATTGAGCAGCAGCCTCCTCCTGAAGGGAGGGTCCAAGTTCAGCGAGACCACCAACGACCGCACGTACCGCCGCCTGCTCAACCTGAACGTGTTCAACCGCGTTGACATCACCTTCGACACCACACAGACCCGGTCCCACAACCAGGCCGATTGCTTGATCGACGTCATCCCCAGCAAGCGGCAGAGCCTCTCGCTCGAAGGCTTCGGCACCAACCGCGGCGGCTTCTTGGGCACCTCCGTCAGCCTGAACTACCGCCATAAAAACCTCTTCCGGAGCATGGGCTCCATACAGGCCCGGATGGCGCTCGGCTTAGAGGCGCAACAGAGCCTGGACGGCCGCGGCTCCGCCGGTGATGCCAGTTCCGACGTGGGCCACGACGTGCTCTTCAACACCGTGGAGATCGGCCCGGAGGTCACCATCCGCTTTCCCCGCTTCATCATCCCCTTCTGGAACACCGATGACCGCTGGCCGAACACCTGGGGCAGGCGTACCGCCGTAAATCTGCTGTACAACTATCAGCGCCGGCCTGACTATACGCGCACCTTGGCCAAGATGAGCTACGGCTATGAATGGAACAAGAGCCGCACCCTGTCCATGGCCCTGTACCCGGCGGAGGTGAACATCATCCGGATCCCGTTGATCAGCACAGGCTTCCAGGATTTCATCCGGACCTCCAACGATGCGGTGCTGCGCGACAGCTATACCGACCACGTGATCGCCGGTGCCCGGGCCACCCTCACCTTGAACACACAGGAAGGGGACCACAAGCGGAACGTCTTTTTATGGCGCCCCACGCTCCAGACCGCGGGAAACCTGCTGCGGTTGACGAACGAGGCCTTTCGGACGGACCAGCAGACCGACACGGCGGGCAACAGCTTCTATACGCTGGCCGGGGTGCGTTTCGCCCAGTTCGTGAAGGTGGAGAACGACATGCGCTATTACCACACCATCCACTCCAAAAGCAGTCTGGCCTTCCGCGTGGATGCCGGCGTGGGCGTGCCCTTCGGAAACTTGGGGGTACTGCCCTTCGAAAGCAGTTTCTTCAGCGGTGGGGCGAACGGCATACGGGCCTGGCGCGCGCGCTCCCTGGGCCCCGGCTCCTACAGCGCCCCATTGGACGCGTTCGACCGCGTGGGCGAGATCCGCATCGAAGGCAACGCGGAATACCGGTTCAAGCTGATCGGCTACCTCGAAGGTGCCTTCTTCGTGGACATCGGGAATATCTGGGACCTCCAGGAAAACCCCGCCAAGCCCGGCAGTGGTTTCCAGATCGGCAAGGCGGCCGGTGAACTGGCCTTCGGCACCGGTGTGGGCGCGCGGCTCAACTTCGATTTCTTCCTCGTACGCTTTGACCTCGGGCTGCAGACCAAGGATCCCGGCCTGCCCATGGGACAGCGCTGGCTCTTCCAGCCCAAGTCACCGGAGTTGACCACCACCTTGGGCAACAAGTTGAATTTCAATCTGGGGATCGGATATCCGTTCTGA
- a CDS encoding IS256 family transposase produces the protein MKKRKVEKEKAFDYAKFEQEAIQGLTEGKGLIGEHGVLTGMIGRLLSAAFEGEMDAHLDQEKKRSNRRNGYTDKTVRTALGPVSVRPPRDRNGSFEPTIIKKWDRSLAPELENQILHLYGKGTSYEDIGDHLKKMYGVSYSPSFISSITDRVFEEIETWRNRPLEEVYVVIYLDAVHYKVRENRKVLTKAVYSVYGVRMDGERDVLGLFIGDAEGARHWARVLENIKDRGVKDVLFFSVDGLNGFSEAIQGVFTRAVVQRCIVHMVRTSLKFVSWKDYKTVCQGLRSIYQQDSPEAAWEKLQEFKREWVGRYPEIAAKWEKDWCELSPFFDHPDAIRRVIYTTNPVEALHRILRKATKTKGAFISESALEKQLYLTLKHNEKSWKRKVRSWPQILQSLSNMYPERLAHVLV, from the coding sequence ATGAAAAAGAGAAAAGTTGAAAAAGAGAAGGCGTTCGACTACGCCAAGTTCGAGCAAGAAGCCATCCAAGGATTGACAGAAGGCAAGGGCCTGATCGGAGAACACGGTGTGCTCACGGGCATGATCGGCCGCCTGCTTTCCGCCGCCTTCGAAGGGGAGATGGACGCGCATTTGGACCAGGAGAAGAAGCGGAGCAATAGGCGCAACGGCTACACCGACAAGACCGTGAGAACGGCACTGGGTCCCGTTTCGGTCAGGCCTCCGCGAGACCGCAACGGCAGTTTTGAGCCGACGATCATCAAGAAGTGGGACCGGTCGCTGGCCCCCGAACTGGAGAACCAGATCCTGCATCTGTACGGCAAGGGCACCAGCTACGAGGACATTGGGGACCATCTAAAGAAGATGTACGGGGTGAGCTACTCCCCATCGTTCATCAGCTCGATCACCGACCGGGTGTTCGAGGAGATCGAGACATGGCGCAACCGCCCGCTGGAAGAGGTGTACGTGGTCATTTATCTCGATGCGGTCCACTACAAGGTCCGGGAGAATAGAAAGGTGTTGACCAAAGCCGTTTACTCGGTATACGGGGTGAGGATGGACGGGGAACGTGATGTTCTCGGCTTGTTCATCGGCGATGCGGAAGGAGCACGCCATTGGGCGCGCGTTCTGGAGAACATCAAGGACCGCGGGGTAAAGGACGTGCTGTTCTTCAGCGTGGACGGCCTGAACGGCTTCAGCGAGGCGATCCAAGGCGTATTCACGCGAGCGGTCGTACAGCGCTGCATCGTCCATATGGTGCGCACCAGCTTGAAGTTCGTCTCTTGGAAGGACTACAAGACAGTTTGCCAAGGACTGCGTTCGATCTACCAGCAGGATAGTCCCGAAGCGGCCTGGGAAAAGCTCCAGGAGTTCAAGCGGGAATGGGTAGGGAGATATCCGGAGATCGCGGCCAAGTGGGAGAAAGACTGGTGCGAGCTAAGCCCGTTCTTTGATCATCCCGATGCCATACGCAGGGTGATCTACACCACGAACCCGGTGGAGGCCCTGCACCGCATTCTTCGCAAGGCCACCAAGACCAAGGGTGCGTTCATCAGCGAAAGTGCCTTGGAGAAGCAATTATATTTGACACTTAAGCACAACGAGAAAAGCTGGAAGAGAAAGGTCCGCAGCTGGCCGCAGATCCTTCAGTCGTTGAGCAACATGTACCCCGAAAGATTGGCCCATGTGCTGGTCTGA